The Desulfonatronospira thiodismutans ASO3-1 region CGACAAAAGGCAGCATAAATACCCGGCAACCCGGCATGGGTCAGTTAAAAAAGGGAGGGGATGGAAGTGGTTGATATTCATCTCTGTTCCTTAAAATGAAAGGCAAAATAACCCTCAGGCCATCTCCCCGGGGGCGAAAACCCCTTTCTCCGTGATGATTCCGGTGATGAGTTCATGCGGGGTGACATCAAAGGCGTAATTGTATACCTGCACGTCCGGGGGCACAATCATCTGTCCGGTCATGCATTTAACTTCGGCCGGATCTCTTTGTTCTATGGGAATATCCTCACCGGAAGATGTCTGCACATCGAAAGTGGAAAACGGGGCGGCAACGTAGAAAGGTATCCCGTGCCTGCGGGCCATGACCGCCACTGTGTAGGTCCCGATCTTGTTGGCGGTGTCCCCGTTGGCTGCTATCCGGTCCGCCCCCACCACCACCTTGTGCACCAGCCCCTTGTGCATGAGCAGGCCGCAGGCATTGTCGCAGGCCACCCTTACCGGGATGTTGTCCCGGGCCAGTTCGTAAGCCGTGAGCCTGGCTCCCTGCAGAAACGGCCTGGTCTCGTTGGCAATGACCCGGATATCCTTGCCCTGCTCCACAGCAGAGCGCACCACCCCAAGAGCGGTGCCGTAGCCCCCTGTGGCCAGGGCCCCGGCGTTGCAGTGGGTCATGACCGTATCCCCGGAAAAAATAAGATCCCGGCCATGAGCGCCTATCATTTTATTGATCCTGATGTCCTCTTCATGCACGTGCAGGGCCTCGGGCAGCCAGAACTCAGCCAGCTGCGCCGGAGAGAAAAAACTGCCGGATCTCCATGCATGCCGCATGCCCCGCACGGCCCAGGCCAGGTTGGCCGCTGTGGGCCTGGCATGCTCAATGGTCTGCAGGCTTTTCTCCAGGTCCTCTTCCCAGTTGGAGCTCCCCCTGGCCTCCAGAGCAGCCAGCACGCAGCCGTAAGCCGCGGTCACCCCAATGGCCGGGGCCCCGCGGATGACCATCTGCTGCAGGGCATAGACTATATCCTGCGTCCCTGCACACTTGAACCACTGCTCACTGTCAGGCAGATACCTCTGGTCCAGAAGCATCAGCACACTCTGCTTTTCATCAAAATATACATGCTGCACGGTTCAGCCCAGCTTGCGGTTTATCAGTTCGTTGACCAGTCCGGGATTGGCCTGGCCTTTAGTCTTTTTCATAACCTGGCCCACAAAAAAACTCATGAGTTTCTTGCGTCCCTGCTGATATTTCTGCACTTCGTCCGGATTTTCGCTTATGACTTCGTCCACAACCCGCTCCAGCTCCCCGGAGTCGGAAATCTGGCCCAGACCCTTGTCCTGAACCAGCTTCTCCGGGTCGGACCCGCTTGCGAACACCTCCGGGAATAAGGACTTGGCTATCTTGTTGCTTATGGTTCCCTCATCCACCATGCGCACCAGCTTGGCCAGAAGTCCCGGACTGAAGCCGGACTCTTTGATGCTCGTTGCGGCCTGGTTCAGCTCCCTTAAAAGCTCGGTCATGACCCAGTTGCTTATCTTCTTGGGCTGGGCATAAAGCCTTGTGCACTCCTCGAAAAAATCCGCCAGGTCACGCTCAGAAGTAAGGACCTGGGAATCCTCATGGGGCAGCTCATACTGGCTGATGAACCTGGCCAGCCTGGCCATGGGCAGTTCCGGCAGTTCTTTTTTGAGCCTCAGGGTCCAGTCCCGGTCCACCAGCAGGGGCACCAGGTCCGGGTCCGGAAAATAGCGGTAGTCGTGAGCCTCTTCCTTGCCGCGCATGGATACGGTAATTCCCCTGTCCGGGTCAAAGAGCCTGGTTTCCTGGATCACCTCTTCTTTGTCCTCCAGAATATCCATCTGCCGGGACACTTCGTACTCCAGGGCCTTTTGTACGTTTCTAAAAGAATTCAGGTTCTTGATCTCGGTGCGGGTGCCCAACTCATTCTTTCCCCTGGGACGAATGGACACGTTGGCGTCACAACGAAAACTGCCCTCTTCCATATTGCCGTCGGAAATATCCAGGTAGCGCAGGATGGAGCGCAGGGCCTTGAGATAGGCAGCTGCTTCTTCGGGACTTCGCATATCCGGCTCCGAAACTATCTCCATAAGGGGCACTCCGGTGCGGTTCAAGTCCACGTAGCTGAGGCCCTCCGAGTGGGAATGGATGGATTTGCCGGCGTCCTCTTCCATGTGAATTCTGGTTATGCCTACATCCTTTTCCCGGTTTTGGGCCAGAATTTTTATATGGCCGTGTTCCGCCAGGGGCTGGTCATACTGGGAAATCTGGTATCCCTTGGGCAGATCCGGGTAGAAATAATTCTTCCTGGCGAACACCGAGCGTTCATTGACCCGGCAATCCAGGGCCAGGGCCATTTTTACGGCGAACTCCACGGCTCTTTTGTTGAGCACCGGCAGCACCCCGGGCATGCCGGTACATATGGGGCAGGTATTGGTATTTGGGTCATTGCCGAACTGCGTGGAACAGGAACAAAATATCTTGGACCGGGTCTTGAGCTGGGCATGCACCTCAAGACCGATTACAGTTTCATAGTCGCTCATGGTTCATCCTTGAGTATCTGGAGTGGGAAATAACACTTGCTAAAGCCGGATTGAAAAAATATAACCTGTATTTTTAGCTCAGCTCCCGGCAGAAGTCAAAACCAACTTCAGGGGGGTCTTTGCAACCAAAGGAGAAGACATGAAAATACTCGTCACCGGGACCGCCGGATTCATCGGTTTCAGGCTGGCCCTTGCACTGGTGGAGAAGGGTTTTGAAGTGGTAGGCCTGGACAACATAAATGACTACTACGACGTCCAGGTCAAGTACGGCCGCCTCCGGGAATCCGGGTTTCAGGAGCCGTATGACTACGGCCGCCTGTATCATTCGGATAAGTATCCGGGACTTTCCTTTATCAGGCAAAACCTTGAAGACCGGGAAGGAATGCAAAGACTCTTCCAGGAACAGGGATTTTCCCGGGCCTGCAACCTGGCCGCCCAGGCCGGTGTGCGCTACAGCCTGACCAATCCCTATGCCTACGTGGACTCCAATCTTGTAGGCTACATAAACCTCCTGGAATGCTGCCGGCACAACCAGGTGGAGCACCTGGTCTTTGCCAGCAGTTCCAGCGTGTACGGACTAAATGAAACACAGCCCTTTTCAGTGCACGCCAATGTGGACCATCCCATAAGCCTGTACGCCGCCAGCAAAAAAAGTAACGAGCTCATGTCCCACACCTATGCCCACCTCTACGGGCTGCCCTGCACCGGACTGCGTTTTTTCACCGTCTACGGACCCTGGGGCCGCCCGGACATGGCTCTTTTCCTGTTCACCAGGGCCATGCTGGAAGACAGGCCCATAGACGTGTTCAACCACGGCCGGATGCAGCGCGACTTTACATACATCGACGATATAGTGGAAGGGGTCATCAGGGTTCTGGACAATCCACCCGCAGGCAATCCGCACTGGGACCCCAAAAATCCCGATCCGGCTTCATCCAGCGCCCCGTACAGGCTTTACAACATAGGCAACAACAACCCTGTACAGCTCATGGACTTCATCCAGGCCCTGGAAAAGGCCCTGGGCAAAAAGGCCCAAAAAAACCTGCTGCCCCTGCAGCCAGGTGACGTGCCCAGCACTTACGCCGACGTGGACGACCTGGTCCGTGACCTGGACTACAAACCCGAGACTTCAGTAGAAGAAGGAATTGAGCGGTTTGTAAAGTGGTACAGGGATTTTTTCCAGGCCTGATTTTTTTGCAGGACACTGACCCGGCTTAATCCTTGCAGCCCCTCAGATGGGCGCTTCGCAGGCGGTTGAGTACAGCCATGGCTTCCAGGGGCCTGGGCCTGGCCAGGTCCCCGTCCGGGGCAAAGGCCAGGCGGGGCAGATCATTTTCCAGCATCCGCCTGATGCGCGCCGCCGGATCCTGTATCACTTGCCCGTTTTCAGCCAGCCGGGCCAGGATGACCCCGATGGCTCTTACCTGAGAGGGATCAGCCAGTTGCTCCAGGGCCCGCAGATCCACCTCGTATCGCCCGAACAGCAAAGCATCCAGGCCGTCAGGCTTGATGACTCTTTTTCCTGGCTTGCGGCAGGGATTCAGCCTGGAAGCGTCAAGGCTTCTGGGTTTTGGACGTCCAAGGGCTGACCCGGGCTCTTGCACCCGGCCGGTTGCCCAGGTGGAAGCTATCTCCCTGGCGGAAGCAGTCACGTCTCTGGGCTTATATTCATGCATCTGGATGACGGTATCGGCATGATCGAAATAATCTCCCGATCCTCCCATGACCAGTACCGTTGAGATACCCAGGCCGTCCCGCAACTCCCGGATACGGTCCACAAAAGGCGTAATGGGCTCTTCATCCCCGGCCACCAGCTTCTGCATCCTCTGATCCCTGATCATGAAGTTGGTGGCGGAAGTATCCTCATCCACCAGCAGCACGCTGGCTCCCATTTCCAGGGCCTCCTGCAGGGATGCCGCCTGGCTGGTGGAGCCTGAGGCCAGGTCCGTGGAAAAATCCCGGGTGGACTTGCCGTAGGGCAACTCGCTTATAAAGGGTGAGAGGTCCACGCTGTGCACCACCCTGCCGTCCTCGGCCCTGATTTTAAGGGCCAGGGCATTGCTGACCACCCTTTCCCGGCCGTCTCCGGGGATATGATCATATACCCCGGCTTCCACCGCCTTTAAAAGAGTGGACTTGCCGTGAAATCCCCCGCCCACTATCAGGCTGACCCCCAGGGGAATACCCAGCCCGGACAAAGCCCCGGCATTTGGGGCATGCAGGGTCACCTGCAGGGTATCAGGCGATGAAAGTTCAACCGCGTCCTGCAAGGGCCGATCATCCACCCCGGACCTGCGGGGCAGGATGGAACCGTCCGCCAGAAAAGCGGCCAGATCCATCTCATCCAGCTGATCCCGCAGGCTCTGCTGGTCCTGGGTCACATCGCAGTGAAGCTTCAAGGCCTTCAAATCCAGACGTCTAACAGTCACCGCACTTACCGCTTCAGGAACAGCCTCCATTAGCAGTCTTGCTGCCTGTCGCCCCAGTATGGTCCTGCCCCTGGCCGGCAGGGTGACTGTAAATCTCAGTTCCACCCCGTCAGGAGTAAAAAGGCAGGCAGTGCGGTCGAGAACGGTCTGTTTTCCGGCATCTATGCGGATATCCCTTTCACCTTGAACAGCCCTGGAAAAAGCCCGGGCCAGAAAATCCCTGGCTGCAACCTTCCTGGCCTCTCCCTGCAGGGCATGTTCCGGAAGGCCTGCTGTCTCCCAGGGCACAACGGCCCTTACCCGGGACGGAGGAGCATAAGGATCACCCTGCACATAATCCACCAGGAGCCTGAACTCCCCGAAAGAATACCCGCCCTGCAGATCCTTGTAGGCCTTGTAACCCCTGCCGTCGATTCTGTCTAAAATTTCTCTGAGCTTTTGCATATAACTGTGTATTTTACCTGCTTTCAGGCACCAGACTTTTTAGACTTACTCCTGAAACCCTGTTATAAAAAACAAGAACCACGCGCTGCGCGTGGCAGGCCTTAGACAGGATTAACCACGCCAAAGAAGCGTGGCAGGCATAGATTGACAGGATAAGCAATCAGCGGCCCCGGTGAAATCAGCTGCGCTGTCCTTCGGAATTTCACAGGGCAAGCCGGAAGCCGCAGCAGATTGCATTAGCCATCCAGCACTCACTTTCTTCTGGCATTCATGAGTGCCGGAAAAAAGTGAGTGCTGGAGTGATTACCTTTTGGCCTGGCTTCCGGCCAGGACAAAAATGATTTTCTCTTCATCCATCTCTTAATCCTGTTAATCCTGTCAAAAAAGCTCTTTTCTTTATTGGGTTGCGGGCAAAGTCCGCGTTAGATATATCACTCGTAACTCCCTCTAAGTGACTACAATTCAAGTTCATTTATTTCAGCATGTCGCTGTCACAAAAATGTGTCATTTTATGAGCCCGGCACGATCCACTCCCCTCCTTGGTTAAGGAGGGGCCGGGGGTGGTTCGTTCTATAATGATCATTTCCTTTTATGTATCACTCGTAACTCCCTCTAAGTCACTACAATTCAAGTTCATTTATTTGAGCATGTCACTGTCACAAAAATTTGTCATTTTATGAGCCCGGCACGATCCGCTCCCCTCCTTGGTTAAGGAGGGGCCGGGGGTGGTTTGTTCTATAATGATCACTTCCTTATTTTGCTTGCACACAGGCTTGATCCGAAACGTCCCCGGGTGATGCTTGAAACCAAGCCTTGCATAATTCAAACTGGCTTTCAAGCCCTGGCTCAAGGCGTTCAGATTCACTTATATCCTGTTGCCAGCGCCCATTGCTGAATCTCCAAGGGCCGCCCTGCAACACCCCTGAGACTGATAAATCCTTAAAATGCCGGCCAGCTAAACTCTGCATTTATGGATTGTGACTCACGGCATTGCCTGCGATTTGCGAATATGTTTTTTCAGAATACCAGGATGGAAAAACTGAAAGATATTTCACACAAAAAGGCGCTGTTACAATAATGTTTCCAGGCCGGCTTTCATAAAATCGACAAGCGGCAAGCCACCTCTACCGATTATCCAGATCTTTGAATCCGGCCAGTGCTTCTGGAATGCACCAACTCCTGAGTGAGCTTTAGAAAATTGTCCGCTTTTTACTTCGATTGCCGCAAGCCTGTTTCCTTTTTTGAGTACAAAGTCCACTTCCCTGTTTTTCTCCCGCCAGTAATATACCTCCACACCTTCTTCCTCTCCCTGGTTCACGAGGTAAGCGCCCACTGCGATTTCAACCAGGCGACCCCACATCTTGGCTTCTGCACGCCAATCAGCAGGTGCCAGCCCGGACTGGGAAGTGACCAGGGCAGTGTTTCTCGGCTGCCATTTGGGACTGGATGATCTGGTACGGATTTTTGTTCCGTGCCATTTTTGCAGTCCCTGGACCAGGTAGGCTCCTTCAAGAAGATGCTGGTAATGAGCCAGCGTAGTTGTATTGCCCGCATCCTGAAGCTGTCCCAGAAGTTTCTGATAAGATATGATCTGTCCTGCATAATCGCAGCTTAGAGCATAAAGCCGGCGAAGCAGAGCTGGTTTCTGAACCCGGTGCATCAGCAGGATATCTTTGCCGATGGCGGTTTCCACCAGCGACTGCTGGACATAATCAGCCCACCTTGTCCAGTCATCCCTGAGCCGGGCTGCGCCGGGATACCCGCCGTAATAAAGATAAGTATCCAGGTCCCACTGAAAACATTTCTCCATTTCCACAAAAGACCAATGGGACATGCGTATTAATTCAAACCGTCCGGCAAGGCTTTCAGTCAACCCGCCTTGAATCTGCAAAGATGATGATCCGCAAAGAACCAGGCGAATCTGATTCAGGCTGTTTCTCTGCTCCCATAACGCCTTGATACACTCAGCCCAGCCCTGAACCTTCTGGATTTCATCCAGGATCAGCAGTACAGGACCTTCTGCGGCAGTCTTGAATTCCGCCGCCTGCCAGGCCTGTTCAATCCAGTCTGTACCTGGTGGAGCCGGAGAGTCTGCGGATTCGTATATTGAGGCCCTGCCCCAGCTTTCCTTAACCTGAAGAACAGCTGTAGTCTTTCCCACCTGTCTGGGCCCAAGGACTACCTGAATGAAAGGCTGCTGTTCCTGGAGCCTCTGACCAAGGGTGTAAACTTTTTGTCTTTTGAATTCGGGAAGTTGCATAATTTTTGCCATTTACTCAATATATCGTTCTTTTTTACTCAATACATTGAGTAAATGTCAACAACAGACCTTAAAGATGTGACTGCAAAAGGTCATTTTTGTCACGCGAACCACGCGAAGCGCTTGGCAGGACGCGTGGCAGACGTCAGAGGTCAGTACAAACTAAGATTTATGTCACGCGAAGACGCGTGATTGTCCCCCTGGCCGGTACCTGCCCCCTGAATGGTTACCCGCAGGGGGTGTGGATGTGGGATATATTCTATGAAGAGGCTGGGTGGTTCGTAGTCTTGCCCTTTCATTTTTCCCTTGCCTGTCCCCTAAAACCTAACTATATTAATACCTATGCATGTTATCCATGGACCACACGACAAGATATTCAAGCGCGTGATGGCTGACCGGAAAAATGCCATAAGTCTGCTTGGGATGGTTCAAAACATGTTTACAATTCGGCAATACCAGATATTTCATGCTGATGCTCCCGGTGGCCACCAGACAAGAAATCTCAGGGAAAAATTAATATTTGGGTTTTGAAAAAGTGTAAGCCAGCTTGCCTGACAAAAAGAACCATCCCCAACAGCCAGTATTTTTAACTTGCCCTGCAAAACTGATTTTTTGCAGAAACATTCAATTGCGGAAAGCTAAATTGAACAAACGAGGTTTTTTTATGAATGAAAGAATAACTATTGATGCTAATATCTGCCATGGAAAGCCTGTAATAAAAGGTACAAGAGTTTTAGTTGCTAACATTTTAAGTGCATTAGGGTCTGGAGATAGTATAGAAGAAATATTGAATGATTATCCAAATATAACCCGTGAAGATATCTTTGCAGCAATAAAATTTGGAGGTCAGTTATCACGTTTTGAAGAACTGCCTTACGAAGAAAAGGTACTATGAATTTTTTTCTTGATGAGAACTTTCCTAAAAGTGCAGAAAGGTACTTGGTTTCGAAAGGGCATACTGTGTCTGATATTCGGGGCAGTTCAAATGAAGGTATAGATGACTTACAAATTTTTAGACTTGCGCAAGAAAAAAAAGCAACGTTTTTAACGACTGACAGAGACTTTTTTCACACCATTCCTCACTTGTTTCCGGAGCATTATGGTATAGTAGTTATTGCTCTTAGACAACCAAATAGACACGCTATACTTTCGCGTTTATCATGGTTAGTTGAGCACTGTAAAAGTCAAGCTTTGTTTGGCAAGGCTTATTTGCTGCGAGAGTCCACGTATAAAGTTTATCCAGTTGATTAGTATACCTGTTCAAAAATAAAAGGGCCAGGCCTCTGAGACCAGCAAGCTGGTTTTCGGTTTTCTACCGACCCCGATACCGATACCGACCCCGACACCGACTACCAGAACAAGAGTACACACAAAATGTGCTGAACAGTTACAAAGTTACCAACATGTTTGCTTGAAATTTGTGCTAAGCGCCTACAATTCAAGTTCATTTACTTCAGCATGTTGCTGTCACAACAATTTGTCATTTTATGAGACCGGCACGGTCCACTCCCCTCCTTGGTTAAGGAGGGGCCGGGGGTGGTTCGTTCTAAATGATCATTTCCTTATTTTTCTTGTTCAAAGGCTTGATCCGAAACATACCAGGGTGAGATGCTGAACATCAAGCCTTGCATAATTCAAACCGCCTTTCAAGCCCTGGCACAAGGTTTTCAAATTCACTTATATCTCTAAAAAGGATTTTATGCAGTCGCGTCTTGTCTTCGAACCGCAGAATCAGGAAATGCCTAAACTTTACCTGTAAAAAATATTGTAAAGCAAGACTTTTGCTGGTAAAGGTTAAAATAAGTCTTGCTGGATGATACTTTACTGCTCCCCACTGCAAAGCCAAATAATTCCGCAGCATACAGGCATTCAGGGAGACAGGCCGGAAACTGTACCGCACGACTCTTTTAATTATCCGCTTTATGTCAACTGACAAAAATGATTTCTGCAGGCGTTTGCAGTAAGGCACCCGGAAGTCACTTCTGTCCAGCATGACCAGGAGAACCGGCTTGAAAAAATCCCCCAGAATCTTCATTTTTTCCCGGGACAGAACTTTCTACAGGGAAGCGGTCCGGGAAATGCGGTCTCTGGGCAGCTGTCATGCTGCAGATGATTTTCAGGATTTGAGAATTGACTTGCTGGAAAAATGCGAGGCAATCATCATGGACCTCCACCTGTCCCAAGAAAACCAGTTGAACTTTTTCAAAAAAAACATGGAGCAGCTCCACAGGCCGGCTGTCATTGTAGTTACAGACGAACATGACTCAGATCTCATTGAGACAGCCATCACCCTGGGAGCATGGGATTACTTTCAGAAACCGGTATTCTGGAAAAGACTGCGCGAGTCAGTCGGGCGAGCTCTGGAAGCTTCCAGCACCCTTTCAGCGATAAATTATGGCGATTTCAAACGGTGTGGAATCATTGGTTCGTCCCGAAGCATAAACTCCTGCCTGACCACCCTTGCATCATTCGCCCGCAGCAACTCCAACGTGCTCATCTATGGTGAGACCGGAACGGGAAAAGAGCTCTTCTCCAGGGCCGTACACCTGAACAGCCCCAGAAGTCACAAGCCATTCATTATCATAGACTGCGCCGCCCTGCCTGAAAACCTTGTGGAAAGCACCCTGTTCGGACATGAGAAAGGGGCTTTTACCACTGCAGACAAAAAACATACCGGGCTTATAAGGCAGGCTCACGGCGGAAGCCTCTTTCTCGATGAAATAGGAGAACTCTCTCTTAATACACAGAAACTTTTCCTGCGGGTTCTTCAGGAACGCCGCTTCAGACCGGTAGGCTCAGCTACGGAGATTTTCTGTGATTTCAGACTGGTTGCAGCCACAAACAAGGATCTGGACCGCATGTGCGCTGAAGGGACTTTTCGCCGGGACCTCCTGTTTCGTCTTCACAGTTTTGCCTTGACCCTGCCTCCACTCAACTCAAGAGAGGAAGACGTGCTGGAGCTCATGTACTATTTTCTGGACAGGATCTGCAAAAAACACGGCCTGGAAAACAAGCAGCCTTCCCCGGAGGTTATAGATGCTTTCGCAGGTTACAGCTGGCCGGGCAATGTTCGCGAGCTTATAAACACCCTGGAGCATATGGCCATCACGGCCCGCCATGAACCTGTTATTCAGCCGGAGCATCTGCCCCTGCCCCTGAAAGTTTTCTGCAAGCAGCAGGTCATGGAAAAAGACATGATGCAGGCCTGCACCGAGAGTCAAGAACCTGCACGCGACGAAGAATTCCCAAAGATTAAAGAGTACCGGGAGCAGGCCATAGCCCGCATTGAAAAAAAATACCTTGAAGAGCTTCTGCAGGCATCCGGTAAAGATATGCCCACCGCCTGCCGTCTTTCAGGGTTGTCCAGGCCCAGGCTCTACGCCATGCTCAAAAAATACGGCCTTTCACCTGTGAAACACCGCAAGATATAGCTCCTTTCTGTTTGACGGCAATTTTTCGACTTACTCCTGAGACCATGTCACAAAAAACAATAACCACGCGAAGCGCGTGGCAGGCCTTAGACAGGATTAACAGGATTGACAGGATAAGCAATCAGCGGCCCCGGTGAAATCAGCTGCGCTGTCCTTCGGAATTTCACAGGGCAAGCCGGAAGCCGCAGATTGCATTAGTCATCCAGCACTCACTTTCTTCTGGCATTCATGAGTGCCGGAAAAAAGTGAGTGCTGGAGTGATAACCTTTTGGCCTGGCTACCGGCCAGGACAAAATGACTTTTCTCTTAATCCATCTCTTAATCCTGTTAATCCTGTCAAATAGCTCTTTTCTTTATTGGGTTGCGGGCAATGCCCGCCTTATTTAAACTATTTAAGCCCCTTGCTGTCACACAAGCTTGTCATTATATGATCACGACACGGCCTGGCCCCTCCTTAAAAGCTGCCGCGTCTTGCAAGGCAAGACAAAAACATCCCCCAGATGTCTAACCAGAGCTTCAACTTCCTTTTAAAAATCTATAACCAATTGTTTTTAAAGACTTTGTGTGATGCAGGCACACAACTTGTTATAGTAACCTTAAACCGGCCGGTGGAACATCTGGCTCGTGGTTTCCTTGAGCCCGCTTAAGGGAATTAAAATACCCCCTCCCCGCACCCCCTTTTATTATGCAAATGGTAAGCAGAAAACTGTAAAGTGCGGGGCTGTTCCCAGACAGCGGGCTTAAGAAAACCACTGAGCCCCGGATAATGACCTGTAACCACTCAGGGGGGTCCTCGATGTTGATTACTGGCACAAGCCCCCCTGAATGGTTACAATGACCTTGTCTATGCGCTCAACTGCTCAACACCTTGAATTTGCCACAAAGGAGGCGAATATGAGTTCATTTCAAACCCTGGTTGAAGAAGTCCATCAGAATGATCGCTGCCATATGTGCGGTGGATGTGTCACTTTCTGTACCGCCATCAATTATGGTGCACTGGAGATTGGAGAGGACGGTTTGCCGCGCTACAAGGACCAGAACAGTTGCCTGGAATGCGGAATATGTTACATGCTCTGCCCTGAAGTAGAAGAACTGGACGTAGAAATAAACAGTCTTGCAAACTGGGAGGAGCCGGCAGGCAAAATTATATCCTCAAGCATCCTTCGGGCCAGAGACAGACAGGTCCTGGACAGAGCAACCGATGGCGGAGCCGTGACTGCAATTCTTCTGCATCTCATGGAATCAGGCCGCATAGACGGGGCCGTGGTCAGCAGAAACAAAGGCCTGTTCAACAGGGAACCCATGCTGGCCCGTACCAGTGAGCAGATACTGGAATGCTGCGGCTCCTATTTTGATGTTTCTCACGGCACGTACCACTATGGTACGCAGTACTCCACCTACTCGCCGTCTGTGCAGGCCTTAGGCGATGTCAAAACTCAAGGATTCAGAAGCATAGCCTTTGTCGGAACACCATGCCAGGTAAGGACACTCAGAAAAATGCAGGCCCTGGGAGTTGTCCCGGCTGATGCAATCTACTGTGTCCTGGGTCTTTTCTGTACAGGCAATTTCGAATTTGACGACAACTCCAGGAAACGATTGGAAAAGACCGGAGAATTCAGCTGGAAAGATGTGCAAAAAATCAATGTTACCGACAAGGTGTACATCTATATGCAGGACGGCTCCATACATGCCCTTCCCCTGGATGAGCTGGATTTCATCAAAAGACGGGCATGTAATTACTGCCACGATTACAGCGCCGAACTGGCCGACCTCTCCTTCGGCGGTGTGGGCTCGGACGACGGCTGGACAACGGTTTTGACCAGAAGCCCTCTGGGAATGGAAATATTGCGGTATGCCGAAAGAAACAGCCTGGAAAGACTGGGAATGCAGGACCCGGATACACAGGATCAAAGATCGGCCCTTGATGCCGAGATCCAGGACCTGAAAAGCCGCATGCAGCACCTGCAGTACCGCCGCCTGGAAAACCCTGAGACCACGGCCCACGGATACCAGGAAATG contains the following coding sequences:
- a CDS encoding sigma-54-dependent transcriptional regulator, encoding MTRRTGLKKSPRIFIFSRDRTFYREAVREMRSLGSCHAADDFQDLRIDLLEKCEAIIMDLHLSQENQLNFFKKNMEQLHRPAVIVVTDEHDSDLIETAITLGAWDYFQKPVFWKRLRESVGRALEASSTLSAINYGDFKRCGIIGSSRSINSCLTTLASFARSNSNVLIYGETGTGKELFSRAVHLNSPRSHKPFIIIDCAALPENLVESTLFGHEKGAFTTADKKHTGLIRQAHGGSLFLDEIGELSLNTQKLFLRVLQERRFRPVGSATEIFCDFRLVAATNKDLDRMCAEGTFRRDLLFRLHSFALTLPPLNSREEDVLELMYYFLDRICKKHGLENKQPSPEVIDAFAGYSWPGNVRELINTLEHMAITARHEPVIQPEHLPLPLKVFCKQQVMEKDMMQACTESQEPARDEEFPKIKEYREQAIARIEKKYLEELLQASGKDMPTACRLSGLSRPRLYAMLKKYGLSPVKHRKI
- a CDS encoding Coenzyme F420 hydrogenase/dehydrogenase, beta subunit C-terminal domain: MSSFQTLVEEVHQNDRCHMCGGCVTFCTAINYGALEIGEDGLPRYKDQNSCLECGICYMLCPEVEELDVEINSLANWEEPAGKIISSSILRARDRQVLDRATDGGAVTAILLHLMESGRIDGAVVSRNKGLFNREPMLARTSEQILECCGSYFDVSHGTYHYGTQYSTYSPSVQALGDVKTQGFRSIAFVGTPCQVRTLRKMQALGVVPADAIYCVLGLFCTGNFEFDDNSRKRLEKTGEFSWKDVQKINVTDKVYIYMQDGSIHALPLDELDFIKRRACNYCHDYSAELADLSFGGVGSDDGWTTVLTRSPLGMEILRYAERNSLERLGMQDPDTQDQRSALDAEIQDLKSRMQHLQYRRLENPETTAHGYQEMLERLKYLQKQKQKLQPAKQRPEQHALNSCLEVVLEKCRQKKGQIPQSRSRTAPATVA